In one Rutidosis leptorrhynchoides isolate AG116_Rl617_1_P2 chromosome 8, CSIRO_AGI_Rlap_v1, whole genome shotgun sequence genomic region, the following are encoded:
- the LOC139862674 gene encoding uncharacterized protein, with the protein MGQILDKLKGKQWREKQIRKISDKVFDYYKNEYGKANMTFEELYIAVLLVFNDINKRLPGPHFDPPKKEQIRTLMKECDIDLDGGLNHEEFEEFMKRLTADTFVYVTQGLLITLAIAPTVAIATKRTTEGVPGIGKVVQKLPNSVYASLITLAVMMIQKANE; encoded by the exons ATGGGACAAATCTTGGATAAACTTAAAG GGAAGCAATGGAGAGAGAAGCAAATACGAAAGATAAGTGACAAGGTTTTTGATTACTACAAGAATGAATACGGAAAGGCTAacatgacttttgaagaattataCATAGCTGTGCTACTTGTGTTCAA TGATATCAATAAGCGTCTACCTGGGCCTCATTTTGATCCCCCGAAGAAGGAGCAAATCAGAACCTTGATGAAG GAATGTGATATTGATCTTGATGGGGGACTGAACCATGAAGAATTTGAAGAGTTCATGAAGAGGCTAACAGCCGATACATTCGTGTATGTCACTCAAGGATTACTCATCACTTTGGCTATTGCACCGACAGTTGCTATAGCTACAAAGAGGACAACCGAAGGTGTTCCAGGCATCGGAAAGGTGGTTCAGAAGCTTCCCAATTCAGTATACGCGAGCCTCATCACTTTGGCAGTTATGATGATCCAAAAAGCTAATGAATGA